The genomic window AACACAAGTTGAAACAAACTAAAGCCTATTCCCCGCCCATAGCGCGCCTCGGCAGATAACCGTCTGGAAACTCGGATTCTCCAGCACCGCCATGTCGTGCCCCAGCGCAAAATAGAAAACCCGTCCCTCGCCGTATGTATGGTGAAACGCCATGACATGCGTCTCATCTTTCGTCTCGTCATAAGCGTGCATCAGATGATGCGACGCAGCAGGATTGTGCTTGAGATAGTACAGTTCGTCCGTCACCGCAAAATCGCCTAATCCTTCGGTAATCGGGTGTTTATTATCACTCACATTAACCGTGAAATCCATATACGGGCTGTGTCCGTCGAAAAAACCATTCAGCATACCGTGGTAGCCTTCAGATTCCCTAAAAGAGGCAGCCGCAGTGTGCAGCCCGAAAAAGCCGCCACCCGTTCGGATATAGTCGAGCAAACCCGTTTCTTGTGCCGCGGTGAGCTCCCCGACATCCGTGTAAAAAAGCACGGTGTCGTATCCACTAAGCCCGTCAGCAAGCACATCGTAATCTTGCGAGAAATCCGCTGCAATATTGTCAGTCCCGTTGAGCATTGAGGTCAAGAACTGACCGTTCCCCGCATGGTCGTGATAAATACCTTCCGTTCCGACAAATATGAGCAATTTGAGTTTTTCCATTTTGGCGTAGCTTGCAAGCCAAAACTTGCTATACAAACTTCCTCCTCTAATCATTCGGTGTCACGAGCACTTTAACAGACCCGTGTTCATCACGTCCCGCAGCGACAGCAAATGCCTCGTTAATATCGTCCAAGTTAAACCTGTGTGTAACCAACGGATTCGGATCGAGTTTACCAGCGGCGAGTAGGTCGATAGCAACTTGAAACTCCGTCTTTCCCCCACGTCTGCCGTAACAAAACGACC from Candidatus Poribacteria bacterium includes these protein-coding regions:
- a CDS encoding ThuA domain-containing protein translates to MYSKFWLASYAKMEKLKLLIFVGTEGIYHDHAGNGQFLTSMLNGTDNIAADFSQDYDVLADGLSGYDTVLFYTDVGELTAAQETGLLDYIRTGGGFFGLHTAAASFRESEGYHGMLNGFFDGHSPYMDFTVNVSDNKHPITEGLGDFAVTDELYYLKHNPAASHHLMHAYDETKDETHVMAFHHTYGEGRVFYFALGHDMAVLENPSFQTVICRGALWAGNRL